GATCAGCCTGCCGATGTTTCCAACGATGACTGAGGCCGAGCAGGATCAGGTGATTGCAGTTCTCGAATCGGTGTTGACATGAAGGTCGCGATCATTCCCGCCCGCGGCGGCAGCAAGCGCATCCCGCGTAAAAACATCAAGTCCTTCTGCGGTAAGCCAATGATCGCCTGGTCGATCCAGGCCGCCCAGGTCAGCGACTGCTTCGACCAGGTCATCGTTTCGACCGACGACGATGAGATCGCAGAAGTCGCGCGCGCCTGCGGCGCCGATGTTCCGTTCAAGCGCCCGGCCGAGCTCTCGGACGACTACACCGGTACCATCCCCGTTGTCGCCCACGCCATCGACTGGATGAGCACGAACATCACGCCCGTCGAACACGCCTGCTGCCTCTACGCTACCGCCCCCTTCCTCCAGGCCGAAGACCTGCGTCGTGGGTTCGACGTGCTGGAGCAAAGCGGCGCCGATTACGCCTTCTCCGTCACCAGCTACGCTTCTCCCATCCAGCGCGCCATCCGCATCACCGCCGACCAGCGCGTGGAAATGTTCAACCCCGAGCGCTTCAACACCCGCTCGCAGGACCTGGAAGAAGCCTTTCACGACGCCGGACAGTTCTA
The sequence above is drawn from the Thiocapsa rosea genome and encodes:
- the pseF gene encoding pseudaminic acid cytidylyltransferase, yielding MKVAIIPARGGSKRIPRKNIKSFCGKPMIAWSIQAAQVSDCFDQVIVSTDDDEIAEVARACGADVPFKRPAELSDDYTGTIPVVAHAIDWMSTNITPVEHACCLYATAPFLQAEDLRRGFDVLEQSGADYAFSVTSYASPIQRAIRITADQRVEMFNPERFNTRSQDLEEAFHDAGQFYWGRATAWLAAKPLFSHDAVPVLLPSHRVQDIDTEEDWVRAELMFKVINQSRGK